The following proteins are encoded in a genomic region of Neisseria perflava:
- a CDS encoding FecCD family ABC transporter permease, giving the protein MKPHTLTLCLLLTAAAVYLCCGIGFGAWESPLAMDETVRQIRLPRIYTALLVGAGLSASGAALQALFENPLADPSLIGTSGGAALGVIVLLALGGGAMGVPAAAFLGALGVCLLILAVHKLLGGGTLGLLVLGFVLSAFSGAVVSMILFLSDDLVLRSATTWLSGSLAEAGFSSPVTAIAVMLPGFLILLSAGRRLDVLMTGEDTAASMGVSVGALRVQTVIGAALMTGAAVSLSGIIGFLGMMIPNVLAQTVGGSRRKLIALSAWLGAVFLMVVDGAARWLTYPVDLPVGIVIALLGGPFFMYLFIKPLKSR; this is encoded by the coding sequence ATGAAACCGCATACCCTTACCCTCTGCCTGCTGCTTACTGCCGCAGCCGTTTATTTGTGCTGCGGCATCGGCTTTGGTGCGTGGGAGTCGCCGCTGGCGATGGATGAAACCGTCCGTCAAATCCGTTTACCGCGCATCTATACCGCGCTTTTGGTCGGAGCCGGTTTGTCCGCTTCGGGGGCGGCATTGCAGGCTTTATTTGAAAACCCGCTGGCCGATCCGAGTTTGATTGGGACATCGGGTGGGGCGGCCTTGGGCGTGATTGTGTTATTGGCTTTGGGCGGCGGCGCGATGGGTGTGCCGGCGGCGGCTTTTCTCGGTGCATTGGGTGTGTGCCTACTGATTTTGGCAGTGCACAAGCTGCTCGGCGGCGGTACTTTGGGATTGCTGGTGTTGGGTTTTGTGTTGAGCGCGTTTTCGGGCGCGGTGGTCAGCATGATTTTGTTTTTATCTGACGATTTGGTATTGCGCAGCGCAACCACATGGCTGTCGGGCAGCCTTGCCGAAGCCGGTTTCTCATCGCCTGTCACGGCAATCGCGGTCATGTTGCCCGGTTTTCTGATTTTGCTGTCGGCAGGCAGGCGGTTGGACGTTTTGATGACGGGGGAGGACACGGCTGCCAGTATGGGGGTATCAGTTGGGGCTTTGCGTGTACAAACCGTAATCGGCGCGGCATTGATGACAGGGGCGGCGGTATCGCTTTCGGGCATCATCGGTTTTCTCGGCATGATGATCCCCAATGTGCTGGCGCAAACCGTCGGTGGCAGCCGCCGCAAACTGATTGCGCTGTCGGCTTGGTTGGGCGCAGTGTTTTTGATGGTGGTGGACGGAGCGGCGCGCTGGCTGACATACCCTGTCGATCTGCCGGTCGGTATCGTGATTGCCTTATTGGGCGGACCGTTTTTTATGTATTTGTTTATCAAGCCTTTGAAAAGCCGTTGA
- a CDS encoding heme/hemin ABC transporter substrate-binding protein, with protein MKLKLLLLSVFISLAGTAHAQRIVVLTPDTADIVAALGALDEIVGRDQTVQNPALKNKPSIGIHRRLTVEPIVAAKPDIAIGSWMAQPADIFAHLQKAGIKAVNVAPDDSIAAYPQSIRNIGQLIGKSAQADKLASKWQADMKQQPSSGKRYLFSYDGRIVSGKNTAADEIIRRAGGINAAAAIDGLKPMTREAWIAAKPDIIIIADHNTAMIGNVKTFAARPEIAGSPAAKNGKIYLWKANDMFRYGLDTPQVIQRLHGLAK; from the coding sequence ATGAAACTCAAACTCCTCCTGCTTTCCGTGTTTATTTCGTTGGCCGGCACTGCACACGCGCAACGCATCGTCGTGTTAACCCCCGATACGGCAGACATCGTTGCCGCGCTCGGCGCATTGGACGAAATCGTCGGCCGCGATCAGACCGTTCAAAATCCGGCGTTGAAAAACAAGCCCAGTATCGGCATTCATCGCCGCCTGACGGTTGAACCGATTGTGGCCGCCAAACCCGACATCGCCATCGGTTCATGGATGGCGCAGCCTGCCGATATTTTTGCCCACCTGCAAAAAGCAGGCATTAAAGCCGTCAATGTTGCGCCCGACGACAGCATCGCCGCCTATCCTCAAAGTATCCGCAACATCGGTCAGCTTATCGGCAAAAGCGCGCAAGCGGACAAATTGGCCAGTAAGTGGCAGGCGGATATGAAACAGCAGCCTTCCAGCGGCAAACGCTACCTCTTCAGCTACGACGGGCGCATCGTATCGGGCAAGAATACTGCCGCCGACGAAATCATCCGCCGCGCCGGCGGTATCAATGCCGCAGCCGCCATTGACGGCCTCAAACCGATGACGCGTGAGGCATGGATTGCGGCCAAACCCGACATCATCATTATTGCCGACCACAACACCGCCATGATAGGCAACGTCAAAACCTTTGCCGCACGCCCCGAAATCGCCGGCTCGCCTGCCGCGAAAAACGGCAAGATTTATTTGTGGAAGGCCAACGATATGTTCCGTTACGGACTGGATACGCCGCAAGTGATTCAGCGTTTGCATGGTTTGGCGAAATAA
- a CDS encoding TonB-dependent hemoglobin/transferrin/lactoferrin family receptor, which yields MKKKAIACVIGAVFSGQLYAAQMPVAQAEIEPVVVTADRNAQTLDKAAPNVSVIGRKTLNQASAQNLDDIVMYESGVSVPSDNNRRGHAGINIRGIDGNRILMMVDGVRIPESYAGGGSNGAISGRDMVESDTLKQVDIVKGPYSALYGSDALGGVVNMVTLSPSDFVDEGKRGYFGLKHGYRSRDRSHGVTATVAGFHENAEGLLMLTRRQGHETENMGSDTSYSAARTATNPQKNNAYNILAKGNIGNERHRLETLYEQYYHANDTVLANGLGSQSRGPVTITTSESNARDRIRRQRIEAGYRYTGEGRLKEANLTAYQQKLRTEDDAVDASITRMGARQLGNSTRYSDYGFNQTIRGLNGRSVWEFDGAVKQTVVAGAEYKHTETARPRDSLTVDNLTGAVSKVYAGSTYPNKTFPDSKRKTFSVYAQDSLTFGNGIVLTPALRYEKDKLNTSTDQAYLNANPSGTATRFSDSAFTPSLRLSVPMGEQFTGFATYSQGFRTPPFDSATMAFANTTYGYAVIPNANLKSERSNSFELGMKFKNERARAQVTAFYNRYRNFINRTEIGTSTVGRRPIIQYQYQNLDHVKTYGAEASAAYKFLPGWQVSGSIAWMRGEQQDGKPLDSAYPLNGVLGLDYTQEKWGVGTKLRWSKKHSRVSSDTVFQAPGYGVWDVGAWYKPFKNLEIGANIYNVGNKKYWQHADVAGMSRTSVMDLYTETGRNFAATVQLKF from the coding sequence ATGAAAAAGAAAGCGATTGCCTGTGTAATAGGGGCGGTTTTTTCCGGACAGTTATATGCGGCTCAGATGCCGGTGGCTCAGGCAGAAATAGAGCCTGTGGTGGTCACGGCTGACCGCAATGCGCAAACCTTGGATAAAGCCGCGCCGAATGTGTCGGTTATAGGACGTAAAACCTTGAATCAAGCCTCGGCGCAGAATTTGGACGATATCGTGATGTATGAATCCGGCGTCAGCGTACCGTCAGACAATAACCGCCGCGGTCATGCGGGTATCAATATCCGAGGCATAGACGGCAACCGCATTCTGATGATGGTGGACGGCGTGCGCATTCCCGAATCTTATGCAGGCGGCGGCTCCAACGGCGCGATTTCGGGACGTGATATGGTCGAAAGCGACACGCTCAAGCAGGTCGATATTGTAAAAGGTCCTTATTCCGCGCTGTATGGCAGCGACGCGCTCGGCGGCGTGGTGAATATGGTGACGCTCTCTCCGAGTGATTTCGTCGATGAAGGCAAACGCGGTTATTTTGGTTTGAAACACGGTTACCGCAGCCGTGACCGCAGCCATGGCGTAACGGCGACTGTGGCAGGTTTCCATGAAAACGCCGAAGGTCTGCTGATGCTGACGCGCCGTCAAGGTCATGAAACCGAAAACATGGGCAGCGATACCAGCTACTCGGCTGCGCGTACTGCCACCAACCCTCAGAAAAACAATGCCTACAATATCTTGGCGAAAGGCAATATCGGCAACGAACGCCACCGCTTGGAAACTTTGTACGAACAGTATTACCACGCCAACGATACCGTATTGGCAAACGGCTTGGGTTCGCAATCGCGCGGGCCGGTAACCATCACAACATCTGAGAGCAATGCTCGCGACCGTATCCGCCGTCAACGTATCGAAGCAGGCTACCGCTACACTGGCGAAGGCCGTCTGAAAGAAGCCAACCTGACTGCCTATCAGCAAAAACTGCGTACGGAAGACGATGCCGTCGATGCGAGCATTACGCGTATGGGCGCGCGCCAATTAGGTAACTCGACCCGTTATTCCGACTACGGTTTCAATCAGACCATACGCGGGCTGAACGGACGTAGCGTGTGGGAGTTTGACGGCGCGGTCAAACAAACCGTCGTTGCCGGTGCCGAATACAAACACACCGAGACCGCCCGTCCGCGCGACAGTCTGACAGTGGACAATCTGACCGGCGCCGTCAGCAAAGTTTATGCAGGCAGCACCTATCCGAATAAAACCTTCCCCGACAGCAAGCGCAAAACGTTCAGTGTTTACGCACAAGACAGCCTGACCTTCGGCAACGGCATCGTTCTAACTCCGGCCTTGCGTTACGAAAAAGACAAGCTGAACACGTCGACCGACCAAGCCTATCTCAATGCCAATCCCAGCGGAACGGCGACGCGCTTCAGTGATTCCGCGTTTACGCCCAGCCTGCGCCTGAGTGTGCCGATGGGTGAGCAGTTCACCGGTTTTGCCACTTATTCCCAAGGCTTCCGCACGCCGCCGTTTGACAGCGCAACCATGGCGTTTGCCAATACGACCTACGGCTATGCGGTCATTCCCAATGCCAACCTCAAATCCGAACGCTCCAACAGCTTTGAATTGGGGATGAAGTTCAAAAACGAACGCGCCCGTGCGCAAGTCACCGCGTTCTACAACCGTTACCGCAACTTCATCAACCGCACTGAAATCGGTACCTCTACCGTTGGCAGACGCCCGATTATCCAGTACCAATATCAAAACCTTGATCACGTCAAAACCTACGGTGCTGAAGCTTCTGCCGCCTACAAATTCCTGCCGGGCTGGCAAGTCTCCGGCAGCATCGCTTGGATGCGCGGTGAGCAGCAGGACGGCAAACCGTTGGATTCCGCTTATCCGCTCAACGGCGTTTTGGGTTTGGATTACACTCAGGAAAAATGGGGTGTCGGCACCAAGCTGCGCTGGTCGAAAAAACACAGCCGCGTCAGCAGCGATACTGTTTTCCAAGCGCCGGGTTATGGCGTATGGGATGTCGGCGCATGGTACAAACCGTTTAAAAACCTCGAAATCGGCGCAAACATTTACAACGTCGGCAACAAAAAATACTGGCAGCACGCCGACGTTGCCGGCATGAGCCGTACCAGTGTGATGGACTTGTACACCGAAACCGGCCGTAATTTTGCCGCAACCGTACAACTGAAGTTCTAA
- a CDS encoding TonB-dependent receptor domain-containing protein, with protein MQPIKVTTLSACIATIGLVPAVYAADNSTVILDTITVKGTRNKDEIGKNRVYTREIVNLYKGKNEVETFKGNTVSDLLSGMSGVYSGDARNSGALDPNIRGVQGQGRIPVTIDGTEQAITVWRGYAGANNRNYVDPNIISSISIEKGPSFSRDMKSGIGGSVALKTIDADDIVPEGQQYGFEVKAEAANNSIKRRENAYEHSVDYRTLPVPAVATGGIWRSFFDDTDRIDQRFNGRNKFGEDKAYRIAAATKQDNFDAMLAYAYRSKGNYFSGKKGAERYGYIGPWTQETLDELKRRQEEAAAKGEKFYGSENMLGAPNISKIGLFYHPGGEVSNTSLETKSWVGKTTFRLPNRQTLKFGLRHTDSTFGEIMPSRIIGPISWDASVLNKIAEWPQAWVKQRSYNIDYSWKPEGSRWIDFDATLWTTRTNSKTNTAGGSPGDTVYEDNKFQIAWDEYDRWQKYTPAERQELLDAGIEAPKPPKPETPNTNGRFNTIEGNAYYARNNRTGFQFSNRMKLSDKLSLTLMGDFQNEKLTSRNDFSDELERGGYDKYREELENSTIRANYELNQYGVPRNGKRREYNLGFNFRYEPFRWLTLTAGGRYTNFQLQDKSRRLESGTNKTGDPLEMNRGIKYSIGRVATPQEYADYKAIDDALANGSLDYGVLYATDEYAEQRKKHAQISLTSFQVNSQFIPTLTVDRETWGNPNEKVDFYWLKDDKGRLNMQDHPLTNGSIPDLHTKVPNPVYDPSIPDSPQFVPKYYAASASVYTTPMTEAERQRAMKQKGSGWVPAFSATVNFTDYSRAYLRYTETLRYPSIFEGTYGFSTAAGSFNRMGYGWRPEHAKNWEVGYIHDLTGLLPKMKKVDFRINYFHNKTENVIDRDDNLEFEQFDRQIRSGVELSTRFDTGRVFGSLNVFRSLKNKMCDETFQWSTVTAGDVDATYFAQTGKTMSRPVCNHGGLSDSGYLASALQPRWSIDAELGSRFLANRLETGVRLHYHSRVYENRNDAWQPHYNVFNQYMGTNHKPQYNDMRWQPVAVWDAYLRYKIGKNLTAELVGSNLTNRYYLDPMSRSYLPAPGRTIRIGITGKW; from the coding sequence ATGCAACCGATCAAAGTCACCACCCTCTCCGCCTGCATCGCCACCATTGGTTTAGTCCCTGCCGTTTATGCTGCAGATAATTCGACAGTTATTCTCGATACCATCACTGTCAAAGGAACTCGAAATAAGGATGAAATCGGTAAAAACCGGGTTTATACCCGCGAAATCGTCAATCTTTACAAAGGCAAAAACGAAGTCGAAACCTTCAAGGGCAACACCGTATCCGACCTTTTAAGCGGTATGTCCGGCGTGTACAGCGGCGACGCGCGCAACAGCGGCGCGTTGGATCCCAATATACGCGGCGTACAGGGACAGGGACGGATTCCCGTTACCATTGACGGCACGGAGCAGGCGATTACCGTCTGGCGCGGCTACGCGGGCGCAAATAACCGCAACTACGTCGACCCCAACATCATCAGCAGCATTTCCATCGAAAAAGGCCCCTCGTTCAGCCGTGATATGAAAAGCGGCATAGGCGGCTCCGTCGCCCTGAAAACCATCGATGCTGACGATATTGTCCCCGAAGGGCAGCAATACGGTTTTGAAGTGAAGGCGGAAGCTGCCAACAATTCCATCAAGCGGCGTGAGAATGCTTATGAACATTCGGTCGATTATCGAACCTTGCCTGTTCCCGCAGTAGCAACGGGCGGTATTTGGCGTTCGTTTTTTGACGATACCGACCGAATCGACCAGCGTTTCAACGGACGCAATAAATTTGGGGAGGATAAAGCCTACCGCATTGCCGCTGCCACCAAGCAGGACAATTTCGATGCCATGCTCGCCTACGCCTACCGCAGTAAAGGCAATTATTTCTCCGGCAAAAAAGGCGCGGAACGCTACGGCTATATCGGTCCTTGGACACAAGAAACTTTAGACGAATTAAAACGTCGTCAAGAAGAAGCCGCTGCCAAGGGCGAGAAATTTTACGGCAGTGAAAACATGCTGGGCGCACCCAATATTTCAAAAATCGGACTTTTCTACCATCCGGGCGGAGAAGTCAGCAATACCTCACTCGAAACCAAATCATGGGTAGGTAAAACCACCTTCCGTCTGCCGAACCGCCAAACGCTCAAATTCGGTCTGCGCCATACCGATTCCACGTTCGGCGAAATCATGCCTTCGCGCATTATCGGCCCCATCAGTTGGGATGCGTCCGTCCTCAACAAAATTGCCGAATGGCCGCAGGCATGGGTAAAACAGCGTTCCTACAATATCGACTATTCGTGGAAGCCCGAGGGCAGCCGTTGGATAGATTTCGATGCCACGCTTTGGACAACGCGCACCAATTCCAAAACCAATACCGCAGGCGGCTCGCCCGGCGATACCGTTTATGAGGACAACAAATTTCAAATAGCATGGGATGAATACGACAGATGGCAGAAATACACCCCCGCAGAGCGGCAGGAATTGCTGGATGCAGGAATAGAAGCTCCCAAACCGCCCAAACCCGAAACGCCCAATACCAACGGACGCTTCAACACCATTGAAGGCAACGCCTATTACGCCCGTAACAACCGGACAGGCTTTCAATTCTCCAACCGTATGAAATTGAGCGACAAACTGTCGCTGACCTTGATGGGCGATTTTCAAAACGAAAAACTGACATCGCGCAATGATTTTTCAGACGAGCTGGAGCGGGGAGGATACGACAAATATCGGGAAGAACTTGAAAACAGCACCATCAGGGCAAATTATGAATTGAACCAATACGGCGTACCGCGCAACGGCAAGCGGCGAGAATACAATCTGGGCTTTAATTTCCGCTACGAACCCTTCCGCTGGCTGACTTTGACGGCAGGTGGGCGATATACCAATTTCCAACTTCAGGATAAAAGCAGACGTTTGGAAAGCGGTACGAATAAGACCGGCGATCCGTTAGAAATGAACAGGGGGATAAAATACTCGATCGGCAGGGTGGCGACTCCGCAAGAATACGCGGATTACAAGGCAATTGACGATGCTTTGGCGAATGGCAGTCTTGATTATGGAGTTTTATATGCGACAGATGAATACGCAGAACAAAGAAAAAAACATGCACAAATTAGCCTGACTTCGTTTCAAGTCAATTCACAATTTATTCCGACTTTGACAGTTGATCGCGAAACATGGGGCAATCCTAATGAAAAGGTGGATTTCTATTGGTTGAAAGACGATAAAGGCCGTCTGAATATGCAGGATCATCCCCTTACCAATGGCAGCATTCCTGATTTGCACACCAAAGTCCCTAATCCTGTATATGACCCGTCTATTCCAGACAGTCCGCAATTTGTACCTAAATACTATGCAGCCAGTGCAAGTGTTTACACAACGCCAATGACCGAAGCCGAAAGACAGAGGGCAATGAAGCAGAAAGGCAGCGGTTGGGTACCCGCATTTTCTGCCACTGTCAATTTTACTGATTACAGCCGCGCCTATTTGCGCTATACCGAAACCCTGCGCTACCCCAGCATTTTTGAAGGGACTTACGGCTTTTCTACCGCCGCCGGCTCATTCAACCGCATGGGCTATGGCTGGCGGCCTGAACACGCCAAAAACTGGGAAGTCGGCTACATTCATGATTTGACGGGGCTGTTACCGAAAATGAAAAAAGTGGATTTCCGCATTAACTACTTCCATAACAAGACCGAAAACGTTATCGACAGGGATGACAATCTCGAATTCGAACAATTCGACAGACAAATCCGCAGTGGTGTCGAGCTGTCCACCCGCTTCGATACCGGACGCGTCTTCGGCAGCCTGAACGTATTCCGCAGCCTGAAAAACAAAATGTGCGACGAAACCTTCCAATGGTCGACTGTGACTGCGGGAGATGTCGATGCAACATATTTTGCTCAAACTGGCAAAACCATGAGCCGCCCTGTCTGCAATCACGGAGGTTTGAGCGATTCGGGCTATCTGGCAAGCGCGCTTCAACCTCGTTGGTCGATTGATGCCGAATTGGGCAGCCGCTTTCTTGCCAACAGACTGGAAACAGGCGTGCGCCTTCATTACCACAGCCGCGTCTATGAAAACCGCAATGATGCGTGGCAGCCCCACTACAACGTATTCAATCAATATATGGGAACTAATCATAAACCCCAATATAACGATATGCGCTGGCAGCCTGTTGCGGTATGGGATGCCTACCTGCGCTATAAAATCGGCAAAAACCTGACTGCCGAACTGGTGGGCAGCAATCTGACCAACCGCTACTACCTCGACCCGATGAGCCGCTCCTATCTGCCCGCACCGGGTAGGACAATACGCATTGGGATAACTGGAAAATGGTAA
- the nadC gene encoding carboxylating nicotinate-nucleotide diphosphorylase, with translation MSSENNLLPLPDTLLRPMVEQALSEDLGRRGDITSAAVIALDKTAKLFLISREDGVIAGMDLARLAFQTMDPSVRFQAKIQDGQAVRAGQMLAAVEGNARALLAAERTALNYLTHLSGIATATARAVAEVAGYNVDIVCSRKTIPLLRVLQKYAVRAGGGVNHRMGLDDAILIKDNHLAYCDSIVQAVRQAKQAVGPLTCVEIEVDTLAQLDEAIVAGAERILLDNMDDETLKKAANRCHTQAAHPHTVYCEASGGIGFDRLKRVAQTGVDGIALGYLTHSSRSLDIGLDFVA, from the coding sequence ATGTCGTCTGAAAACAATCTTCTTCCTCTCCCCGATACCCTGTTGCGCCCCATGGTAGAACAAGCCTTGAGCGAAGATCTGGGCAGGCGCGGCGACATTACATCCGCCGCCGTCATCGCGCTCGACAAAACCGCCAAACTTTTCCTGATCAGTCGTGAGGACGGCGTAATAGCAGGCATGGATTTGGCGCGCCTTGCCTTTCAGACGATGGATCCGTCCGTCCGCTTCCAAGCCAAAATCCAAGACGGGCAAGCCGTCCGCGCAGGTCAGATGCTTGCCGCCGTCGAAGGCAACGCCCGCGCGCTGCTCGCCGCCGAGCGCACCGCGCTCAACTATCTTACGCACTTGAGCGGCATCGCTACCGCCACCGCTCGCGCAGTAGCCGAAGTTGCCGGTTACAATGTGGACATCGTGTGCAGCCGCAAAACCATCCCACTGCTTCGCGTCCTTCAAAAATACGCCGTCAGAGCAGGTGGGGGTGTGAACCACCGCATGGGCTTGGACGACGCCATCCTCATCAAAGACAACCATCTTGCCTATTGTGACAGCATCGTCCAAGCCGTACGGCAGGCAAAGCAGGCGGTCGGACCGTTGACCTGCGTGGAAATCGAAGTGGACACGTTGGCACAACTGGACGAAGCCATCGTGGCGGGCGCAGAACGGATTTTGCTGGACAACATGGACGACGAAACCCTGAAAAAAGCGGCAAACCGCTGCCATACGCAAGCCGCCCACCCCCACACCGTCTATTGCGAAGCATCGGGTGGCATCGGCTTCGACCGCCTGAAACGCGTGGCACAAACCGGCGTGGACGGCATCGCCCTCGGCTATCTGACCCACAGCAGCCGCTCGTTGGACATAGGTTTGGATTTCGTGGCTTAA
- a CDS encoding NUDIX hydrolase, producing MDAYPETAANTQSIVELVPVLIAITNGSLRVLTVAKGELLPNGLLAPLRHSLQAGVRMWVAKQTSQPMGYVEQLYTFVDTRRQNERGMPVLYVSYLGLVREAADSILHPDAKWQDCYGYFPWEDLRTDGRQRDAIVSRLRIWANLADTEEVRQKRLKRIHLCWGVEPENWSEEYVLQRYEMLYESGLIAEAAEPQENFNFALTGQPMRHDHRRVLATALSRLRAKIKYRPVIFELMPPEFTLLQLQNSIEAISGRLLHKQNFRRQIQQQNLIEPSDTGVSGSKGRPAQLYRFRDDVLPDQLISDIGLPLGSR from the coding sequence ATGGATGCCTATCCTGAAACAGCAGCCAATACGCAAAGTATCGTCGAGCTGGTTCCTGTACTGATCGCCATTACAAACGGCAGCTTGAGGGTTTTGACAGTTGCTAAAGGAGAGCTATTACCCAATGGCCTGCTTGCACCGCTTCGCCACTCTCTGCAAGCAGGAGTCAGAATGTGGGTCGCCAAGCAGACATCGCAGCCTATGGGTTATGTAGAACAGCTTTATACCTTTGTCGATACGCGCCGCCAAAACGAGCGAGGCATGCCTGTCTTGTACGTCAGCTATCTGGGGCTGGTGCGCGAGGCAGCCGACAGCATCCTGCACCCCGACGCAAAATGGCAGGACTGCTACGGCTATTTTCCGTGGGAAGATTTGCGTACTGACGGCAGGCAGCGCGACGCCATCGTCAGCCGCCTGCGTATTTGGGCAAACTTGGCGGATACGGAGGAAGTGCGCCAGAAGCGGCTCAAGCGCATTCATTTGTGCTGGGGGGTAGAACCTGAAAATTGGTCGGAAGAATACGTTTTGCAACGCTATGAAATGCTGTATGAAAGCGGCCTGATAGCGGAAGCCGCCGAGCCTCAGGAAAACTTCAACTTCGCACTCACGGGGCAGCCTATGCGCCACGACCACCGCCGCGTGTTGGCGACCGCCCTATCCCGCCTACGAGCCAAAATCAAATACCGCCCCGTGATTTTTGAACTGATGCCGCCCGAATTTACACTGCTGCAACTGCAAAACAGCATCGAAGCCATCAGCGGCAGATTGCTGCACAAGCAAAACTTCCGCCGCCAGATTCAGCAGCAAAACCTCATCGAGCCGTCGGATACCGGCGTATCAGGCAGTAAAGGCCGTCCTGCACAGCTTTACCGCTTCCGAGATGACGTTCTGCCTGATCAGCTGATTTCTGATATCGGACTGCCGCTGGGTAGCCGCTAA
- the nadA gene encoding quinolinate synthase NadA, whose protein sequence is MQTAARRSFDYDMPLIQTPTSACQIRQAWAKVADTPDRETAGRLKDEIKALLKQKNAVLVAHYYVDPLIQDLALETGGCVGDSLEMARFGAEHEADTLVVAGVRFMGESAKILCPEKTVLMPDLEAECSLDLGCPEEAFSAFCDQHPDRTVVVYANTSAAVKARADWVVTSSVALEIVSYLKSRGEKLIWGPDRHLGDYIRRETGADMLLWQGSCIVHNEFKGQELAALKAEHPDAVVLVHPESPQSVIELGDVVGSTSKLLKAAVSRPEKKFIVATDLGILHEMQKQAPDKEFIAAPTAGNGGSCKSCAFCPWMAMNSLGGIKHALTSGHNEILLDRKLGEAAKLPLQRMLDFAAGLKKKDVFNGMGPA, encoded by the coding sequence ATGCAAACCGCCGCCCGCCGCTCGTTCGATTACGATATGCCCCTCATCCAAACGCCGACTTCCGCCTGCCAAATCCGTCAGGCGTGGGCGAAGGTTGCCGACACGCCTGACCGCGAGACGGCAGGTCGTCTGAAAGACGAAATCAAGGCCTTGCTGAAGCAAAAAAACGCAGTCTTGGTGGCGCATTATTATGTTGATCCGCTGATTCAGGATTTGGCTTTGGAAACAGGCGGATGCGTGGGCGATTCGCTGGAAATGGCACGCTTCGGCGCGGAACACGAAGCCGATACGCTGGTGGTGGCGGGCGTACGCTTCATGGGCGAGAGCGCAAAAATCCTCTGTCCTGAAAAAACAGTGCTGATGCCTGATTTGGAAGCAGAATGTTCTTTGGATTTGGGCTGCCCGGAAGAAGCGTTTTCGGCGTTTTGCGATCAACACCCCGACCGTACGGTGGTGGTGTACGCCAACACTTCCGCCGCCGTGAAAGCGCGTGCCGACTGGGTGGTAACGTCTTCGGTGGCTTTGGAAATCGTGTCGTATCTGAAATCGCGTGGCGAGAAGCTGATTTGGGGGCCTGACCGCCACCTCGGCGACTACATACGCCGCGAAACGGGTGCGGATATGCTGCTGTGGCAGGGTTCGTGCATCGTCCATAACGAATTCAAGGGGCAGGAATTGGCGGCGTTGAAGGCGGAGCATCCCGACGCGGTGGTGCTGGTTCATCCCGAATCGCCGCAAAGCGTCATCGAGCTGGGCGATGTGGTCGGCTCGACCAGCAAACTGCTCAAAGCCGCCGTATCGCGCCCCGAAAAAAAATTCATCGTGGCGACCGATTTGGGCATCCTGCACGAAATGCAAAAACAGGCGCCCGACAAAGAATTCATCGCCGCGCCGACGGCGGGCAACGGCGGAAGCTGCAAAAGCTGCGCGTTCTGCCCGTGGATGGCGATGAATTCGCTGGGCGGCATCAAACACGCCCTGACGAGCGGGCACAACGAAATCCTGTTGGACAGAAAGCTGGGAGAAGCCGCCAAACTGCCTTTGCAGCGTATGCTCGACTTCGCGGCAGGGCTGAAGAAAAAAGATGTGTTCAACGGCATGGGCCCCGCCTGA